The region ATTATGCGAACAGCTGCGACACGTTCAAACGGGCGTTCATTCAACGGCACTTGAAAACGATGGGCAAATAGACTTTTATGATATAGCCTCGATGTTCGCTTGTGTGTGACCCTGTTGATGTGGTATCAAGCACATTTTACAAGCTTTGTCGCCTTGCCACAGACCTTTACGGAAACACCAAATCGTACAATACGGTATTCCACAGATATATGACTGAATACTTTCACGCCACCGTCAACATTCACAAACAAGGCGCGGTCATTTCCGTGCCCACTGGATCGACCTCCAACGCATATAAACATGCAGTTTCTCAGGGCAAGCAGTGGGTTGAGATCCATCTTGAGGCATTACGAAATGGGCGAGCAACAGATCGTCAATTCGCGGTCTATGCGTCTGATACTCCTGCGAACGCCGCACTTTTCGCCATCTCGCAGAACTCTGGTGTGACAGTTCACGTCTACGAAGTTACTCCCGATATAGTCAATCCATCACCAATGGCCGTAATCGGGCATCTCGGTACGAAAACAGCCGCTTTCGCCCAATTACCGTTAGCAATTGATGAATACTGGGAGCCCCAAATGAATTGGAGCTTTTTGGAATACCCAGCAAATCAATTGACCGTGATTCAAGAGATCCCATTACCCGACGCGATTGCGTTGGCGAGTGCTCAATATGCGTACGGCAATGATTGTCAGCTTGCAAAACATACGTGGCCCTAGAGTTAAATTGTCTTTAAGGTCTCAAGTGTGATGCAAGCATCTGCAGACAACGATAACCTGCGATTTCCTGTCTGGGCACTCTGCTTAGAATCAGAACTGAACTTGGAAGGTGAGTTATTCGTGATTGGCGACGTTGATGGTGTCGAATGCCTGATGATGTATCGCAATGAGGAACTTGCTGAGCTTGTAGTTGAGCAGGCAAACAGTCAATACGCTGACAAGAAACACAAATTGCTTACATATGACAACCGGCAAGATTTCACTGAGCAGTTGCAAGTAATACCTCACAAATATCGTCATATTTGCTGGAATAAGCCGTTAGGCGCATCTGGTACTTTTCAATTGCAGGTAATTGATTGTCTGCTAGGGTGGTTGATCCGCCACCACGAATGACGATGATTTGCGTTTTAGCACTTGAATGTCGGATGATCAGTGTTATCGTCGGAGTCGTCGAGCCGGTCGATGCAAAATGGAGTGTCAGCTACTTGTTCGTCGATCCCGGCTCCACCCAAGGCTCCACCAAAGGCTCCAACGAGCCGGGATTCATCATAATGAACACGGCGTCGGGCCGATGGGCTGACAACTCGGTGTGATCGGCTGGAGTGTGGTCGTGGCTGACGATCGCCAAAACGCTTCGGCACTCCACGACCTCCTTGGAAGCGAGTTCGACCGAGTAGAAGTGACCGAAGCCCCGACTTCTCCTTCAACTGCTCGGCAGGAATGAAGGGCTGCGTTGTCACTTTTTCTTGTCCCGCTTCACCTTCACTATCGACTTTTCGGCCTGCGCCATCTTCATTTGCAGGTTAGGTATCTTGGCGCTGGTTTCCTTGGTCCTTGTCGTTCACTCTTGTTTATGGTGATGGCCCTTTCCGACTCGATTCTATCGACTGCGGTTAAGCGTCAGTAGAATGCAGGTTATCGAGTAGTTTTCATTCGACAATGTGCTGAGGACGGACCCGATGGACGATAGACAAATTCTATTCACGGATCGCCAAGATGAGTACCGACAGCCCTGTTCCTACTGAGAGTGTGCCGCCACGAGATGAAGGACTCCTCCGATTCTACAGTTCGGAGGCAGAGGCACTCCTCGCACAATATCGACGAATTGACTTCCTGCTTGGCCGATCTTCGCACGATCACTTGCACACTGGAACTTTGTGCGAAGTGTTGTTGCGAGACTACTTTCGTCGAGTTCTCCTGCCGTGGATGGGTGTGGACAAGGGATTCATTTATGGTCGAACAGCGGATGACCACGGGGCCGAGTCCTCGCCGGAAATTGACATTTTGATTCACGATCAACAAACATACCGTCCCATCTTTCGGATGGATGATTTCGTTATCGTGCAGCCTGAATCTGTCCTCGGCATTATTCAGGTGAAGAAGCGACTGAACACACTAGGCAGGAGCAACCCGCTAAGAGAAGGGCTTTGCAACGTCGTCACGGCCAAGCGCCATGTCTTGACCCAGCTACGCCGCCGTCACGCCTCTCACAGCCTGCTTGAGCGCCGGTGTGGCAGAATTGTCGGAGCTGTAATTGGCTTTGATGGACGAACGCTTGCGAGGACGTATTGGAGATACCTGAATCGAGAGTTCATGAACCACTCTGAGTTTATCCAACAGTTTGTTCACAACGTCCAAGGCAACGTCTATGCCATGCCGCATTTCGTTGGATCGTTATCAGGACACTTCTGCTTACGATCACGATTCAACCGAGATCAACTTACGTATCGATGTTTCCCCTCCTCATTTGAAGGACACAACGTGTCAGCCCAAATGCTTGCCGATATTTCAGCATCCTTGATTTGGGGTAGTCCCTTGGATCGTGACAGTTCGCCACCTTTTCAGTATCCAGAGGGATTTCGTCATGAATCCGAACACATCGTCAGAAACGAAGAGTCCGCTGATTAGCTTCAAATGCTCGCATGAGAAGCCAAGCCCCGCTCCCTTGCGGGAGCGGGGCCAATCCAATTCACACAGCGCCGATGCCATACATGCCAACCCGAATAACGAGTCCCTGCCAGTTGTTGTCCTACCACTCACAAGTATTCGTTATTTCCGAGCCCGTTTTTAACCAACTTCTTCCTTTCTTCAAAGTTCCCCTGAGATGGCACTAAATCCGGTACTACCCAGCCATCTCACCGCTGCAGAGAACTGCTCTTGGCTGGGCGTAACATAGTGCCGGCCAGCAATTGTTTCAGGTGACTGTCCCAAGAACTGCACAACATATCTACCGTAGATTGGATGCTCTTCCAGTTTCGACGATGCCGTTTTCCGGAACGTCTTGAGGCTCCCCGTAATCACGACTTCTTCGTTCTTCAGCTTCCGAATGACTCGATCGAAGGCGCTCCGAATCGCATCGGTTTTTATGAGTTGCCCCTTGGGACCGTGGTGTCGTGTAATGAGAGGCTTTTGATTCTCCGATACCAGCGCGAGGGGCTCGCCATGACGGTTTACCAAAGAGTCATCCGTATTGAGGTGAACTTTTAATAGCCTTAATGTTTCTGGCCATAGTGGATACGCCACTGTGGGAACATTTTCATGAGCTTCCGTCTTGAACCGCTTCCGAGTTAATTCTCTCTGTCGAAAGTCTATCGCAGTCTTAGACAATTCGGCGATGTCGATTTGTGTTCCGCCGGTATTTAACATCAGAAGTATGTAGAGCTTGGTCCGTTCGCTGGCGGCTTCTAAAAGAACTTTGACTTCATCGTCCGTGAAGATTTTGATCGTGCCACGCAACTTGAACCCCAATTCACGGCTGTTGAGATTATGAGGCATTGCAATTCGTCGCCGACTTGCCAGCCACCTAGCGAACTGCCGAAAAGACGCGAATAAGTCACGGGCGTAATAGCGGGAGTATTTGCTAGACCGGCATTGAGCGAGGAGGTGCTGATAGTAGGTGTCCACAGTCTGTTCATCGACGCTGGCCACGGGTGAATCAGGTTGAATCCACTGAAGAAATTTTTCGAGGTGACCGCGTAAACTTTCAACCCGTTCGACACTTCGCTCCCCAGCTTCGGCTTGCGAGCGTTTGAAGGCCATGAAATCATCGACACTCGAACGGATCGTTTGCTCAACAGGCGTCACGGCATGGATTTTTTCGAGCCGCCGATTCCCCTCGGAGATGAGATTGCCTATCGTTTCTTGAACATCTTCCTTCGGTTCCGTCAGAACGTCACCCTCTTTAGTGACGTGCCGCTTGATTCGCAAATTGATCTGGTTCTTCCGGCTTACTTTGCCATCCTCGCCATAATCGACTTTGATTCCAACTCCGGAAAGTTGTACTCGTTCTTTCCGCTGTAATTCATCGTCCTGGCGACTGGCAGCTTCAAGTCGGGCCTGAGTATTTTCCCACCATTGCCGCATCGCGGTACGTGTTGCATCTTTGGTTGCGGGCGTCCCCTTTTCGAGGAGCCCTTCTTTAATCAGCTTTTTGGGGGATACATTGTAGATTTTCCCCTTGTACCATTTCGTCCATCGCTGCTCCTTAGAACGCCAAGTCATCGGATCATTGTGGGCCATCTTATTTCTCTACAGGTTGGGCGCACCTCGCTCCTGCCAGTGGCAATGCGTTTACGTAAAGTACTACATCTGGCAAGCGCGGTTGGCAAGCGCAGGTCCGGAATTTGGTCAGACGCGCTTGCCAATACTGTTGGTAAATAAGGACTTACGACTAGGATTGTCGTTCGGGACGCAATACCTGATGCTAGCAATGCACCACAGACTCGCCACAACCATTTAACACGAAACACTTACATCGATTCCACTGCTATTCGTCAGCAGCCAGCTTAGGAGATACGATTTGCCTAGCGGCCAATGTCCAGTCAACGACGTAACCTACTGCCGCTCATGAGAATACTCATTGCACGAAGAAACGCTGTGGTTGGATCTTCTTTTACGTATCCAAGATCTGCTGCCTCGAATCCAACCAATTTCCAAACTGCGGACCAAGGGCTGAGAATCTCATGACGGTTCGTTATTGGCGACCACTATCAACAATGAGACATCCGTGGTGCAGTCGTGACACCGATAGCATGATTACCTAATTCCCCTGATTCGGCCCAAACGCGAACCAGATTTCAATCGTTGCCGAAGCCAAAGCGATTCCCAAGGCAAATGCTCCCGATGACGAACCTCGCCTGGTCCGGGAGATGATTGAGTTGGCGGAACAGCAGGGTCGTTACGGCCATCGGCGAATCGCTGAGATGTTACGGCGAAAAGGTTGGCAGGTGAACCATAAACGCATCGAACACATGTGACATCGTGAAGGCTTGAAAGTCCCGAAAAGGCAGTCGAAACGCCGTCGACTGTTGCTGAATGATGGTTCGCTTGCGGCCGAGTCATCGCTATGAGGTCTGGAGCTTTGACTTCGTACATCTCCGTATGCACGATGGTCCAGCGTTCTAGATGCTGACGCTGATCGAGGAGTACACGTGAGAGTGCCTGGCAATCGACTTGGCCCATCAGTTAACCAGCGAGGAAGTTTTGGAAGGCCTTATTTTTGTGACCTGTTCGTTCTCCGCGGCATACCAGACTTCATTCGCAGCGATAAAGGCTCCGAGTTTACGGCCGTGAACGTTCGCACCCGGACTGAAACGCGTCGAGGCCAACACCTTGTGCATCGAGCCAGGCAGTCCGTGGGAGAATGACTACATCGAATCCTTCAACAGGAAACTGCGAGACGAACTACTCGATCGAGAGATCTTCGACACGCTCTGCTGGAAGCGAAAGTGTTGATCGAACGGCGGCGAGTCGAGCACAACACGGTACGCCCGCACAGTTCGTTGGAGAATCGCCCACCGGCACCGGAGGCAATTCTTCCAGGGGAAGCACCCTTGAAAACTATCAACTAAAGACTGGTTTCATTTGTGGAGGCAGGTCAATGACCATTGCAGCCGACGAATCCATCTGATTGGCCACGGATGCCGTGGCGGTAATAGATTCATTCATGGAGATTTCCGTACGATCGTAGTCGAGGTGCACCGATAGCGGTTGGTCGTCCTGGGTAATGGACTTGTCGGGCGTATGGTATCTCATTCACTAGACGCTGGGCTAAAAGTCGCCAGACCAATACGAAGCCGAACACGCCCTGGTATTAGCAACGTTGAAACCCTAGCTCGCCACTGCCTGACAGTCGCGGGCTATCACACGATCGATCAACTCAATGGCCGCGACTTAGGGTGCTAGAACCATTTGTTAGTCTTGTATTTTTAAGTCACCGTTTCTCTCAATTGTGATCTTACGAATTTTTGCCTCAACACTTCCATTCGACAAAATATTTACGACGACTCGCGTCGCGTTCTCAAACGGTCCATCAAATTCGAACTCAAAAATATCTTCCGCGGGATCTAAGTTTTTTGTCG is a window of Bremerella sp. TYQ1 DNA encoding:
- a CDS encoding DUF6602 domain-containing protein, encoding MSTDSPVPTESVPPRDEGLLRFYSSEAEALLAQYRRIDFLLGRSSHDHLHTGTLCEVLLRDYFRRVLLPWMGVDKGFIYGRTADDHGAESSPEIDILIHDQQTYRPIFRMDDFVIVQPESVLGIIQVKKRLNTLGRSNPLREGLCNVVTAKRHVLTQLRRRHASHSLLERRCGRIVGAVIGFDGRTLARTYWRYLNREFMNHSEFIQQFVHNVQGNVYAMPHFVGSLSGHFCLRSRFNRDQLTYRCFPSSFEGHNVSAQMLADISASLIWGSPLDRDSSPPFQYPEGFRHESEHIVRNEESAD
- a CDS encoding tyrosine-type recombinase/integrase, yielding MTPVEQTIRSSVDDFMAFKRSQAEAGERSVERVESLRGHLEKFLQWIQPDSPVASVDEQTVDTYYQHLLAQCRSSKYSRYYARDLFASFRQFARWLASRRRIAMPHNLNSRELGFKLRGTIKIFTDDEVKVLLEAASERTKLYILLMLNTGGTQIDIAELSKTAIDFRQRELTRKRFKTEAHENVPTVAYPLWPETLRLLKVHLNTDDSLVNRHGEPLALVSENQKPLITRHHGPKGQLIKTDAIRSAFDRVIRKLKNEEVVITGSLKTFRKTASSKLEEHPIYGRYVVQFLGQSPETIAGRHYVTPSQEQFSAAVRWLGSTGFSAISGEL